One part of the Bdellovibrio sp. KM01 genome encodes these proteins:
- the rsmA gene encoding 16S rRNA (adenine(1518)-N(6)/adenine(1519)-N(6))-dimethyltransferase RsmA: MSYARERLKKAQEQLGIEAKKSLGQNFLVSDTVINRIIDQVKAFQPEQMVEVGPGPGALTDLLLEMNVPMQVIELDREIAGYWRGKGLTVHEQDALRMDWEQFYSDKKLVFVSNLPYQISSSIVIERSMENHGVAHMVLMFQKEVAQRIKAPARDDHYGLLSVIAQTFWNIHIVSEAGPGDFAPPPKVASRVLGFTRITSDVKNHKSFLTFVKMAFAQRRKLLKKNLAGILGQRNVTQEQLIEWIKELGFPETARAEELSPAQFVKLYHKFGFE; encoded by the coding sequence ATGAGTTACGCCCGCGAACGTTTAAAAAAAGCCCAGGAACAACTGGGCATCGAAGCCAAAAAATCTCTTGGTCAAAATTTTCTGGTCAGTGATACGGTCATCAATCGCATCATCGATCAGGTGAAAGCCTTTCAACCGGAGCAAATGGTTGAGGTGGGACCTGGTCCCGGCGCCTTGACGGATTTGCTTTTGGAAATGAATGTTCCGATGCAAGTGATTGAACTAGATCGCGAGATCGCGGGTTATTGGCGCGGTAAAGGTCTGACAGTTCATGAACAAGATGCTTTGCGTATGGATTGGGAACAATTCTATAGCGACAAAAAGCTGGTTTTCGTCAGCAACCTGCCGTATCAGATTTCATCAAGTATCGTGATCGAGCGTTCGATGGAAAATCACGGTGTCGCGCACATGGTGTTGATGTTCCAAAAAGAAGTCGCCCAAAGAATCAAAGCTCCAGCTCGTGATGATCATTATGGTCTTTTAAGTGTGATTGCACAGACCTTCTGGAACATACATATTGTTTCCGAAGCCGGCCCTGGGGACTTTGCTCCACCTCCAAAGGTGGCTAGCCGCGTTCTGGGTTTCACCCGCATTACAAGTGACGTTAAAAACCACAAATCCTTCCTGACCTTCGTTAAGATGGCCTTTGCCCAGCGACGCAAGCTTTTGAAGAAAAATTTGGCTGGTATTTTGGGTCAAAGAAATGTAACTCAAGAACAACTGATAGAGTGGATCAAGGAACTGGGATTCCCTGAAACAGCGCGCGCCGAGGAGTTAAGTCCCGCGCAGTTCGTAAAGCTTTATCACAAGTTTGGATTTGAGTAA
- a CDS encoding tol-pal system YbgF family protein, with protein MKLLVTLAAISVVMTGCLQTRNDVRDNEQRQVYQQQVSTMQRQTADAGNRFSDMEEQMRAMNGRIDVVENNLQNNNLEKQLKNTQQQNEALNKKIDLLQEGFTNLEKQVYALNAQVNAMNASRQAAEAAATAAAEKAAAEKAAEKAERSKKSGYEIGQEQFNKKDWKQAILSFQKYRDESPKGSHFADATYKIGVSFQELGMKEEAKTFFDEVLSKFPKSDEARRAKIRLKGLK; from the coding sequence ATGAAGTTACTTGTTACCTTGGCCGCTATTTCTGTAGTCATGACCGGCTGTCTGCAAACTCGTAATGATGTTCGCGACAATGAACAACGCCAAGTCTATCAACAGCAAGTATCTACGATGCAACGTCAGACAGCCGATGCTGGCAACCGCTTTTCTGATATGGAAGAGCAGATGCGCGCGATGAACGGCCGCATTGATGTGGTTGAAAACAACCTGCAAAACAACAACCTTGAAAAACAACTTAAAAACACTCAACAGCAAAACGAAGCTTTGAATAAAAAGATCGATTTGTTGCAAGAGGGTTTCACGAATCTGGAAAAGCAAGTTTACGCATTGAACGCTCAAGTAAATGCGATGAACGCGAGCCGCCAGGCTGCTGAAGCTGCGGCAACGGCTGCTGCCGAGAAAGCCGCTGCTGAAAAAGCTGCCGAAAAAGCAGAAAGATCAAAAAAGAGCGGTTATGAAATCGGTCAGGAACAATTCAATAAAAAAGATTGGAAACAGGCGATCTTAAGTTTCCAAAAATACCGTGATGAATCTCCGAAGGGTTCTCACTTTGCCGATGCAACCTACAAAATCGGCGTGTCCTTTCAGGAATTAGGCATGAAAGAGGAAGCCAAAACCTTTTTTGATGAGGTTTTAAGCAAATTTCCTAAGTCAGATGAAGCTCGTCGTGCTAAGATTCGTTTGAAGGGTTTAAAATAA
- the pal gene encoding peptidoglycan-associated lipoprotein Pal, translating to MVRKLALGLVACAMVVGCKNKQAQSDANIQTSPTGNTAIESTPMSFDPAGSDSGKIAGLVTVHFGYDKSSLDAASKKDIATNVDWMKKNGNVKVQIEGHCDSRGTIEYNVALGERRANAVKAYMVSLGIPADRLSTISYGKEKPVANGDSEEAWGKNRRANFVPAQ from the coding sequence AATTGGCTCTAGGTCTTGTTGCATGTGCAATGGTAGTTGGTTGTAAAAATAAACAAGCTCAATCAGATGCAAACATTCAAACTTCACCAACTGGAAACACTGCAATTGAATCAACGCCAATGAGCTTTGATCCAGCAGGTTCTGACTCTGGCAAAATCGCGGGTCTAGTAACTGTTCATTTCGGTTACGACAAATCTAGCTTGGATGCGGCTTCTAAAAAAGACATCGCTACAAACGTAGACTGGATGAAAAAGAACGGTAACGTGAAAGTACAAATCGAAGGTCACTGTGACTCTCGTGGTACTATCGAATACAACGTAGCTTTGGGTGAGCGTCGTGCTAACGCAGTTAAAGCTTACATGGTTTCTTTGGGTATCCCAGCGGATCGTTTGAGCACTATCTCTTACGGTAAAGAAAAACCAGTTGCTAACGGTGACTCTGAAGAAGCTTGGGGCAAAAACCGCCGCGCTAACTTCGTACCTGCTCAGTAA
- the smpB gene encoding SsrA-binding protein SmpB yields the protein MSEKILIIQENKKARFDYTIVETFEAGLMLMGSEVKSLRAKDVQLKDSYITFRGNEAFLQNAHIAEYKASSYNNHVPERLRKLLMNRKELDEIAGALAEKGYSCVPLKIYFKNGRAKLEIALVKGKKTHDKRESIKKRDVESQLRQSVRRDR from the coding sequence ATGAGCGAAAAAATTCTGATTATTCAGGAAAACAAAAAAGCACGCTTCGATTACACGATCGTAGAGACGTTCGAAGCGGGTCTTATGCTGATGGGAAGTGAAGTGAAATCCCTGCGCGCGAAAGACGTGCAGCTTAAGGATTCCTATATCACTTTCCGTGGCAACGAAGCTTTCCTGCAGAATGCGCATATCGCTGAATACAAAGCCTCCAGCTACAATAACCACGTTCCAGAACGCCTGCGTAAGCTTTTGATGAATCGTAAAGAGCTTGATGAAATCGCAGGAGCTTTGGCGGAAAAAGGTTATTCCTGCGTGCCATTGAAAATCTATTTCAAAAACGGCCGGGCAAAACTAGAGATCGCTCTGGTTAAAGGTAAAAAGACCCACGACAAGCGTGAGTCCATCAAAAAACGCGACGTTGAAAGCCAACTTCGCCAATCCGTACGCCGCGATCGTTAA
- a CDS encoding DUF4398 domain-containing protein has translation MTLARLFIGVLIFSVMVGCQTVPAPIEDYSLARAAIDAARAVQAARHSPGYWHQAEEAYRKGRIFYDDRDYARAKEQFVRAKFAAEKAENSARLIRQKTGDIL, from the coding sequence GTGACTTTGGCCAGATTATTCATCGGAGTTTTAATTTTTTCGGTGATGGTTGGTTGTCAGACTGTCCCTGCCCCTATCGAGGATTATTCACTTGCCCGGGCCGCTATTGATGCGGCCCGAGCTGTTCAAGCTGCCCGCCACTCGCCAGGATATTGGCATCAGGCTGAAGAAGCCTACCGCAAAGGTCGCATTTTTTACGATGACCGTGACTATGCCCGCGCTAAAGAACAATTTGTAAGAGCGAAATTCGCTGCTGAAAAAGCAGAGAACTCGGCTCGTTTGATTCGTCAGAAGACCGGAGATATTCTATGA
- the tsaD gene encoding tRNA (adenosine(37)-N6)-threonylcarbamoyltransferase complex transferase subunit TsaD — protein sequence MIERVLAIETSCDDTSVAIVDRSGWVHSVVSASQDLEHEAYGGVVPEIAARNHSIALIPLIEEAFKKANMNWSDIQGISVTNRPGLVGALIVGLVTAKSLAQAKHLPFLGVNHLEGHLLAPFLKDAQYAPPEDFDYPYVGLAISGGHTSLYHITALGEYRVLGATKDDAAGECFDKFAKMAGLGFPGGVKVDQMAKQGNPHAFEFPRSMIHDDTFDMSFSGLKSSGQRMIQQLGPEQVKAQLPDLCASFQEAIVDVLIAKLDRAAKVYKAKRVILTGGVSANSRLRARAEEWAAKKGLRLVVPPLRYCTDNAAMIGYVGALRMARGESSQIDLGPSPQALQSDFK from the coding sequence GTGATTGAAAGAGTATTAGCGATAGAAACCAGTTGTGATGACACCTCAGTTGCGATCGTAGATCGTAGCGGCTGGGTGCATTCTGTGGTTTCCGCTTCTCAAGACCTGGAACACGAGGCATACGGCGGCGTGGTTCCTGAAATCGCAGCTCGCAATCACTCTATCGCCCTGATTCCTCTGATCGAGGAAGCCTTTAAAAAAGCCAACATGAACTGGTCGGATATCCAAGGTATTTCGGTAACGAATCGCCCGGGATTGGTGGGTGCTTTGATCGTGGGTTTGGTGACCGCTAAATCTTTGGCTCAAGCTAAACATCTTCCGTTCCTGGGTGTAAATCACCTTGAAGGACATTTGCTTGCACCTTTTTTGAAAGATGCGCAGTACGCTCCGCCTGAAGATTTTGATTATCCGTATGTGGGACTTGCTATCAGTGGTGGTCACACCAGTCTTTATCACATCACAGCTTTAGGTGAATACCGCGTGCTGGGTGCAACCAAGGACGATGCCGCTGGCGAGTGCTTTGATAAGTTTGCGAAAATGGCAGGCCTTGGATTCCCAGGTGGAGTGAAGGTCGATCAAATGGCGAAGCAGGGTAATCCGCACGCATTTGAATTTCCTCGCAGCATGATTCACGACGACACTTTCGATATGAGTTTTTCGGGTCTGAAATCTTCCGGCCAAAGAATGATTCAGCAATTAGGACCTGAACAAGTGAAGGCACAATTGCCGGATCTGTGCGCTTCTTTCCAGGAAGCGATTGTTGATGTGCTTATTGCTAAATTGGATCGCGCCGCCAAAGTTTACAAAGCGAAACGTGTGATTCTGACGGGTGGAGTGAGTGCGAACTCACGTCTTCGTGCCCGTGCAGAAGAATGGGCTGCGAAAAAAGGTTTGCGCTTGGTGGTTCCGCCGTTGAGATATTGCACAGATAATGCCGCGATGATCGGTTATGTCGGTGCGCTTCGCATGGCTCGCGGTGAATCTTCACAAATTGATTTGGGTCCTTCTCCTCAAGCTCTTCAATCGGATTTCAAATGA